From Psychrobacillus sp. FSL K6-2836, a single genomic window includes:
- a CDS encoding TAXI family TRAP transporter solute-binding subunit: MKKKLLILILFVISAVLVGCSSENAESNGSQSLTWASGAQGGGWYTMAGGISSLIKEENGINISTIPGGSLQNMPFIAKNEAQLAWMQPPFIQAGIEGAEPFDQKFDKVSIIGNGFGTNHFHFVINEKSPYNSIDEIFKDLKNVSIAVTPVNNSDEWVFKKVLEFYKTDYDEIKAAGGKIIHGSYQEQTDALRNGNIESVFSQLSLPAASITEASVSKKIKILPLSEELISYLEQFGLDSNTIPAGTYQDVVNGNEDIKTASMGNVLTVNSDLDEETVYNITKTINENTDKLINIHASLSVYDPKNAILNLTAPLHPGAEKYYKEKGYLK; the protein is encoded by the coding sequence ATGAAAAAAAAATTATTAATCTTAATACTATTCGTTATTTCAGCTGTTTTGGTAGGATGCAGTAGTGAGAATGCTGAGTCAAATGGAAGCCAAAGTTTGACGTGGGCTTCAGGTGCACAGGGCGGTGGATGGTACACGATGGCTGGAGGTATTAGTTCTCTTATTAAAGAAGAAAATGGGATCAATATTAGTACTATTCCAGGGGGTTCACTACAAAATATGCCCTTTATAGCTAAAAATGAGGCCCAGTTAGCATGGATGCAACCACCATTTATACAAGCTGGTATTGAAGGTGCAGAGCCATTTGATCAGAAATTCGATAAAGTATCAATAATAGGAAATGGATTTGGGACGAATCATTTCCATTTTGTTATTAACGAGAAATCACCATATAACTCAATCGACGAAATCTTCAAAGACTTGAAAAACGTCAGCATTGCAGTAACACCAGTGAATAACTCAGATGAATGGGTATTTAAAAAAGTTCTGGAATTTTATAAAACCGACTATGATGAAATAAAAGCTGCGGGAGGAAAAATTATTCATGGTAGTTATCAAGAACAAACAGATGCATTAAGGAATGGTAATATCGAGTCTGTTTTTTCTCAACTATCCTTACCAGCAGCCTCTATTACTGAAGCATCCGTAAGTAAAAAAATTAAAATTTTGCCTTTGTCTGAGGAACTAATTTCGTATTTAGAACAATTTGGGTTAGATAGTAATACCATTCCGGCAGGTACTTATCAAGATGTTGTGAATGGTAATGAAGATATTAAAACTGCTTCTATGGGGAATGTTTTAACAGTAAATAGCGATTTAGACGAAGAAACAGTATATAATATTACAAAAACAATTAATGAAAATACTGATAAGTTAATAAACATTCATGCATCACTGTCTGTTTATGATCCTAAAAATGCAATCTTAAATCTTACAGCACCATTACATCCTGGCGCTGAAAAATACTATAAAGAAAAAGGCTACTTAAAATGA
- a CDS encoding TRAP transporter permease — MRELRGKIIILIALWASVTVFFHVYTAVFGTLEPRLQRSVHVLLLLPLVFLVFPANKKNSSDNPSILDWILSVISLFPSLYLILNNERISNRIEQVTELTTTEFILGFSLIVLVIEASRRAVSLSFAIVVSILLSYLFIGPFLPGSFTTRSLGLERIVEIMYLSSHDGIYGFLTGISSNIIFIFIIFAAIMVYSGVGNFFMDISVLLAGRYRGGPAKITVFSSALFGSISGSSVSDIYATGSFSIPLMKKIGYSPVKAGAIEAVSSAGGPMLPPVMGAGAFIMAEMTATPYTEIIKMAILAALIYYIGVLAMVHFEAVSMNLKPSTDKSTTFKSVLIQLPYIIPFGVLIYFLFNGSSPSNSAAYGLVAMLVLWSLTKVNRLNFKKLIESFIYAVQMGTVIISALAGASIIVTVINQSGLALTLGSIITQFSMGYMWLALILVMIATIILGAGIPTTAAYVITATVSATALTGFGIELTTVHLFIFYFAILADITPPVGVTAFSAANVANSPPMKTALYSVKYAFAGFLVPFIFVYNPALLLKDGFTFWDSAWIFLIAALSVIALASSMIGVFFVKFSMPMRLLIAFVALVSITPNKFVNILSIVVLLIIFAFNFMKSKRESSIELKESSLLKA, encoded by the coding sequence ATGCGTGAATTACGAGGAAAGATAATAATTTTAATTGCTTTATGGGCATCTGTTACTGTTTTTTTTCACGTTTATACTGCCGTTTTTGGAACCCTAGAACCAAGACTACAACGTTCTGTACATGTATTATTATTGTTACCCCTAGTATTTTTAGTGTTTCCGGCTAATAAGAAAAATTCTAGCGATAATCCAAGTATACTAGACTGGATATTATCTGTAATATCACTATTTCCAAGTCTATATCTGATTTTAAACAATGAAAGAATATCTAATAGAATTGAGCAAGTAACAGAATTAACGACAACTGAGTTTATATTAGGATTTTCCTTAATAGTGCTTGTTATCGAAGCTAGTAGACGAGCAGTCTCTCTGTCCTTTGCTATTGTAGTTAGCATATTACTTAGTTACTTATTTATTGGACCTTTTTTGCCAGGTTCATTTACAACACGTTCGTTAGGATTAGAGCGTATTGTAGAGATTATGTATTTGTCCTCCCATGATGGCATTTATGGATTTCTTACTGGTATATCTAGTAACATTATCTTTATTTTTATCATTTTTGCAGCTATTATGGTTTATTCTGGTGTCGGAAATTTCTTTATGGATATTTCAGTTTTACTTGCTGGTCGTTATAGAGGAGGACCTGCTAAAATTACTGTTTTTTCTAGTGCGTTATTCGGAAGTATAAGTGGAAGTTCTGTATCAGATATTTATGCAACTGGAAGTTTCTCCATTCCTTTAATGAAGAAAATAGGATACTCACCAGTAAAGGCAGGTGCAATTGAAGCAGTTTCAAGTGCTGGAGGACCTATGTTACCACCAGTCATGGGAGCAGGTGCATTTATTATGGCTGAAATGACAGCTACTCCTTATACTGAAATCATAAAGATGGCCATATTAGCAGCATTGATATATTACATAGGTGTTCTTGCTATGGTACATTTTGAAGCTGTTTCTATGAATTTAAAGCCTTCCACAGATAAATCAACTACCTTTAAGTCAGTATTAATCCAGTTGCCATATATAATTCCATTTGGCGTATTAATTTATTTCTTATTTAATGGATCTTCACCTTCTAATAGTGCGGCGTACGGTTTGGTTGCGATGTTAGTGCTATGGTCTTTGACAAAGGTGAATAGATTGAATTTTAAAAAGTTAATAGAAAGTTTTATATATGCAGTTCAAATGGGGACCGTTATTATTTCTGCTTTGGCAGGAGCCAGTATCATTGTAACAGTAATAAACCAGTCTGGACTAGCCTTGACTCTTGGTAGTATTATTACACAGTTTTCTATGGGGTATATGTGGTTAGCTCTTATTCTAGTAATGATTGCTACAATTATATTGGGAGCTGGTATACCTACAACAGCAGCATACGTAATTACCGCAACAGTTTCTGCTACAGCGCTTACAGGATTTGGCATTGAGTTGACGACAGTACATTTGTTTATCTTTTACTTTGCAATTTTAGCGGACATTACTCCTCCTGTGGGTGTAACAGCTTTCTCAGCCGCCAATGTTGCTAACTCTCCACCAATGAAAACTGCTTTATATTCCGTGAAATATGCTTTTGCCGGGTTTTTAGTACCTTTTATTTTTGTTTATAACCCAGCTCTATTATTAAAAGATGGATTTACTTTCTGGGATAGTGCTTGGATATTCCTTATTGCTGCATTGAGTGTTATTGCATTGGCTTCCAGTATGATAGGGGTATTCTTTGTGAAATTCTCTATGCCGATGAGGTTATTAATAGCTTTCGTTGCATTAGTTAGTATCACACCAAATAAGTTCGTCAACATATTGAGTATCGTTGTTCTTCTTATTATATTTGCATTTAATTTTATGAAAAGTAAGAGGGAGTCAAGTATAGAGCTTAAAGAAAGTAGTTTATTAAAAGCATAA
- a CDS encoding succinate--CoA ligase subunit alpha codes for MAIIVDSNSKVIIQGITGKVGQSFVERMLFYNTPLVAGVTPGKEGQIVLGVPVYDSVQKAVNITNADTSFISVQPKLVKQAVLEAVDAGIKVIVIYSEGVPVHDSMEFVQYAKLHGTMVFGPNSAGVVSAGMTNISDIHDSILEPGNIGIVSRSGTLTYEVIEMLKENGLGTSTVACLGGDPVVGMQHADVLRLFENDPDTKAVVYVGEIGGNDELESASVIKHMTKPVFSFIAGMYAPEDKRMGHAGAIISNESETAIKKQEILKSAGAITLRLITDLEQVAAKLRVSST; via the coding sequence ATGGCGATAATTGTAGATTCTAATTCAAAAGTAATTATTCAAGGTATTACAGGAAAAGTTGGTCAATCTTTTGTGGAACGTATGCTATTTTATAATACTCCGTTAGTGGCTGGTGTAACACCAGGAAAAGAAGGCCAGATTGTTCTTGGAGTTCCCGTATACGATAGTGTACAGAAAGCAGTAAATATTACTAATGCTGACACGTCATTTATCAGTGTGCAACCGAAATTAGTGAAACAAGCAGTTTTGGAGGCTGTGGATGCAGGTATAAAAGTTATAGTTATATATTCTGAAGGTGTTCCGGTACATGATAGTATGGAATTTGTTCAATATGCGAAACTTCATGGAACAATGGTTTTTGGTCCAAACTCGGCAGGCGTTGTATCAGCTGGTATGACTAATATTAGTGATATACATGACTCAATTCTAGAACCGGGCAATATAGGAATTGTTTCAAGAAGTGGAACTTTGACATATGAGGTTATTGAAATGTTAAAAGAAAATGGATTAGGAACAAGTACAGTTGCTTGTTTAGGTGGTGATCCTGTAGTTGGTATGCAGCATGCAGACGTATTAAGGTTATTTGAAAATGATCCAGATACAAAAGCTGTTGTGTATGTTGGTGAAATTGGGGGAAATGATGAGCTTGAGTCCGCTTCAGTTATAAAGCACATGACTAAACCTGTCTTTTCTTTTATAGCTGGAATGTATGCTCCTGAAGATAAACGAATGGGTCATGCAGGAGCAATTATTAGTAATGAAAGCGAAACTGCTATCAAGAAACAAGAAATTTTAAAATCTGCAGGAGCGATTACTTTAAGACTAATTACCGATCTAGAGCAGGTAGCTGCTAAACTAAGAGTCTCTAGTACCTAA
- a CDS encoding ATP-grasp domain-containing protein has product MKLFEYEGKQLLSKYGITIPDGFLSKELPNDIQYPLIAKVQVLTGGRGKLGGIIKVHDPSQYENTINKLQSMTLKGENVTEVYMETPVDYESEIYVSLSIDRNRKIPVLLISKFGGVDIEVVNKENLLLLPINPLLGLQPYMLKQAALFTGLNDSKLSDLLTKVWIVFKEREATLVEINPLFLMSNGDFIAGDAKIILDNAESVSDIKLLERSVNGFEGKCLALNTVGVLLEGDTAVITSGAGLGMATFDMLSESGHDILALVDLGGHVIHDEKGAQGLLSELKKLKPKRYFFNFYFQVASCNVLAEAIANQLGNEPTDVVIRMNGRDYERAFKVLEQYNNIAVTKSLPEAKKLLDIKVG; this is encoded by the coding sequence ATGAAATTATTTGAATATGAAGGTAAACAACTTCTGAGTAAATATGGAATAACCATACCTGATGGCTTTTTAAGTAAAGAATTACCTAATGATATTCAATATCCGTTAATAGCTAAGGTGCAAGTTCTTACTGGTGGGAGAGGAAAACTAGGTGGAATTATTAAAGTTCATGACCCATCTCAGTATGAAAACACGATTAATAAATTACAATCAATGACCTTAAAAGGAGAAAATGTTACCGAAGTTTATATGGAGACACCAGTGGATTATGAAAGTGAGATCTATGTTTCTCTTTCAATAGATAGAAACCGCAAAATACCTGTACTATTAATAAGCAAATTTGGCGGAGTTGATATTGAAGTTGTAAATAAAGAAAATCTTTTATTGCTTCCGATTAATCCATTATTAGGATTACAACCATACATGCTAAAACAGGCAGCGCTATTTACTGGATTAAATGATTCCAAACTGTCTGACCTTTTAACTAAAGTGTGGATTGTATTCAAAGAGCGTGAAGCAACTTTAGTTGAAATTAATCCGTTGTTTTTAATGTCGAACGGTGATTTTATAGCTGGTGATGCAAAAATCATTTTAGATAATGCAGAAAGTGTATCTGATATCAAATTGTTGGAGAGAAGTGTTAACGGCTTCGAAGGGAAGTGCCTTGCATTAAATACTGTGGGGGTTTTATTAGAGGGCGATACTGCCGTAATTACTAGTGGTGCAGGATTAGGGATGGCTACTTTTGACATGCTGAGTGAAAGTGGTCATGATATTCTTGCTTTGGTAGATTTAGGAGGTCATGTTATTCACGATGAAAAAGGAGCACAAGGGTTATTAAGTGAGTTAAAGAAACTTAAACCAAAGCGTTATTTTTTCAACTTCTATTTTCAGGTAGCTAGCTGTAATGTCTTAGCTGAAGCAATAGCGAACCAACTAGGAAATGAGCCAACGGATGTAGTTATACGGATGAATGGAAGGGATTATGAAAGGGCTTTCAAAGTTTTGGAACAGTATAACAATATTGCAGTAACCAAATCTTTGCCTGAAGCTAAAAAACTACTGGATATAAAGGTAGGTTAA
- a CDS encoding enoyl-CoA hydratase/isomerase family protein, whose amino-acid sequence MFENILCNLEDGIYTITINRENTYNSLSTKTKVEIAQAFQNADLDKNAKVIIITGAGNKSFCSGQDLSESQGLNEEEAENWINEFDNLYRVIRKVKKPIIAAVNGFATGSGLQLALLADIRISSDTAKYGMTEVNVGLPCVIGSTMFWEVMGKSRTIDLILTGRLLEAREAEQYGLITRIVPAADLTNASKILAKELAEKPPTAISINKRRFNQLSEHEFNTCMNYAVEAHTIGYSSGEPQAKMIEFFEKRKVKQRS is encoded by the coding sequence ATGTTTGAAAACATTTTATGTAATCTTGAGGACGGTATTTATACAATTACAATTAACAGAGAAAATACTTACAATTCTTTAAGTACTAAAACTAAGGTTGAAATTGCACAAGCTTTTCAAAATGCTGACTTGGATAAAAATGCGAAAGTAATTATTATAACGGGGGCTGGAAATAAATCATTCTGCTCAGGTCAAGACTTGTCGGAAAGCCAAGGATTAAATGAAGAAGAAGCTGAAAATTGGATTAATGAGTTTGATAATTTATATAGAGTTATTCGTAAGGTGAAAAAACCTATCATTGCAGCTGTAAATGGATTTGCAACTGGTTCTGGACTACAGCTTGCTTTACTAGCAGACATTCGTATTTCCTCCGATACAGCTAAATACGGAATGACAGAGGTGAATGTAGGCTTACCTTGTGTCATAGGAAGTACGATGTTTTGGGAAGTCATGGGTAAATCAAGAACTATCGATTTAATATTAACAGGTAGACTACTAGAAGCAAGAGAAGCAGAGCAATATGGACTAATAACTAGAATTGTACCTGCGGCTGATTTAACTAATGCTAGTAAAATTTTAGCGAAAGAATTAGCAGAGAAACCACCCACTGCTATTTCAATTAACAAACGTAGATTCAACCAGTTGAGTGAACATGAATTTAATACTTGTATGAATTATGCTGTAGAAGCACACACAATTGGCTATAGTTCAGGGGAACCACAGGCTAAAATGATTGAATTCTTTGAAAAAAGAAAAGTAAAACAGAGGTCTTAA
- a CDS encoding GntR family transcriptional regulator, translating to MRKISAHQRIYEAILQDINLNKYLSGDVLPSESEMEKLFAVSRTPIRQALQQLENDGYIYKLQGKGSIVADRKPQEDWINMSGFRESYNLEWGKISAKTIDLQIKQSSEYSSLFNTVSNDVIYLQRIRYLDEKPIFYMEHYISKDIPYSIFEKNLHFSSIQQLLVEQTNIRLVTAVDTIEAVIADEYLSKQLQVTIGTPLLKGSRISQSDTQRVFNVDIFYTLTDKWKYKSAYSYD from the coding sequence ATGAGAAAGATATCCGCTCATCAAAGGATATACGAGGCCATTCTTCAAGATATCAATTTAAATAAGTATTTAAGTGGAGACGTTTTGCCCTCCGAAAGTGAAATGGAAAAACTATTCGCAGTAAGTCGTACACCTATAAGACAGGCCTTGCAACAACTTGAAAACGATGGATACATATATAAACTGCAAGGAAAAGGCTCTATAGTGGCGGATCGTAAACCTCAAGAGGATTGGATTAATATGAGTGGTTTTAGAGAAAGCTATAATTTAGAATGGGGTAAAATATCTGCTAAAACTATTGATTTACAAATAAAACAGTCTAGCGAATATTCATCTCTTTTCAATACAGTCTCGAATGATGTCATTTACTTACAAAGAATAAGATACTTAGACGAAAAACCCATCTTCTATATGGAGCATTATATCAGTAAGGATATACCTTATAGTATTTTCGAAAAAAATCTCCATTTTAGTTCTATCCAACAACTATTAGTAGAACAAACTAATATACGATTGGTAACAGCGGTGGATACAATTGAAGCTGTTATTGCAGATGAATATTTAAGTAAGCAATTACAAGTAACTATAGGAACGCCGTTATTAAAAGGATCTAGAATATCCCAAAGTGACACACAAAGAGTTTTTAATGTAGATATTTTTTATACTTTAACAGATAAATGGAAATACAAATCAGCCTATAGTTACGATTAA
- a CDS encoding MBOAT family O-acyltransferase: MLFNSFNFIFLFLPVTFGLYFLLHKIKLSKWAIAFLLTASLVFYGIWNPIYLVLIISSMVFNFGVAYFLMKTNVVHIRKIILAIGIGGNIALLGYFKYYDFFASNINWLFNTDIAMKNLLLPLAISFFTFQQIAFLVDSYRNETKKYSFITYSLFITFFPQLIAGPIVNHQELIPQLENKKNYFVNMENIAKGVFIFSVGLAKKVAIADTFAIWANDGYANVEALNFMEAWVTSLSYTMQLYFDFSGYSDMAIGLALIFNIKLPLNFYSPYKSRNIQEFWKSWHMTLNRFLTNYLYFPLGGSKRGAVRTYVNILIIFFISGIWHGAGWTFVIWGLLHGLVSVIVRFWSKLNIQLPYLAAWLINLLFVHFAWVYFRASSVGQAHDLLGKMFTPDGSILQFFQQPLFQFGTWPTFDFLGIMWFTNPMTIFAFLLLGCIIAFCLPNSIQLLEKFKPNMFYVMLVNVCIISTLLAVYLLNKNSEFLYFNF; this comes from the coding sequence ATGCTATTTAATTCATTTAATTTTATATTTTTATTTTTGCCGGTTACATTTGGTCTCTATTTCTTACTACATAAAATTAAATTATCTAAATGGGCAATTGCATTTCTATTAACGGCATCATTAGTCTTTTATGGTATCTGGAATCCTATTTACCTCGTACTGATCATAAGTTCCATGGTATTTAACTTTGGAGTAGCTTATTTTCTTATGAAAACGAATGTTGTACATATAAGAAAAATTATATTAGCAATAGGTATTGGTGGAAATATTGCTTTACTTGGTTATTTCAAGTACTATGACTTCTTCGCTTCGAATATTAACTGGTTATTTAATACGGATATTGCGATGAAAAACTTGTTATTACCTTTAGCAATCAGTTTCTTTACATTCCAACAAATTGCGTTTTTAGTGGATAGTTATAGAAATGAGACAAAGAAATATAGTTTTATCACATATAGCTTATTTATAACATTTTTCCCACAGTTAATCGCGGGACCTATAGTTAATCATCAAGAGTTAATACCTCAGTTAGAAAATAAAAAGAATTACTTCGTTAATATGGAGAATATTGCAAAGGGTGTATTTATCTTTTCGGTAGGATTAGCTAAAAAGGTAGCAATTGCAGATACATTTGCTATTTGGGCAAATGATGGGTATGCAAATGTAGAAGCATTGAACTTTATGGAAGCGTGGGTTACTTCTCTATCTTATACGATGCAGCTATACTTCGATTTCAGTGGTTATTCGGATATGGCAATCGGACTAGCGTTAATATTTAACATTAAATTACCACTAAACTTTTACTCTCCTTATAAAAGTAGGAATATTCAAGAATTCTGGAAAAGCTGGCATATGACCTTAAATCGATTTCTCACTAACTATTTGTATTTCCCGCTAGGAGGGAGTAAAAGAGGGGCAGTCCGCACCTATGTGAATATTCTCATCATCTTCTTTATAAGTGGGATTTGGCATGGGGCTGGATGGACTTTCGTCATTTGGGGACTTTTACATGGTTTAGTCTCGGTAATTGTGCGGTTCTGGAGCAAACTAAATATCCAACTTCCTTATTTAGCTGCATGGTTAATAAACTTACTCTTTGTGCATTTTGCCTGGGTATATTTCAGAGCAAGCAGCGTTGGTCAGGCCCATGATTTACTAGGGAAAATGTTTACGCCAGACGGCTCTATTTTACAGTTTTTCCAGCAACCATTATTCCAGTTTGGGACTTGGCCAACATTCGACTTCTTAGGCATCATGTGGTTTACCAATCCAATGACTATATTTGCTTTCCTATTACTAGGATGTATCATCGCCTTTTGTTTGCCGAACTCCATCCAATTATTAGAAAAGTTTAAGCCGAATATGTTTTATGTGATGTTAGTAAATGTTTGTATTATTAGTACACTTTTGGCTGTCTATTTATTGAATAAAAACAGTGAATTCCTGTATTTTAATTTTTAG
- a CDS encoding sugar transferase, with amino-acid sequence MKIHYQQVKEVELRNSERSFNKAIKRVFDILFSIAVIIMVSPILIIVAMLVKLEDGGPILFKQLRAGKNGTPFYIFKFRSMKMLKHQKKNIENPYNWPNRVPDDFVFKTTNGENSNVTKIGMFIRKFSLDELPQFFNVLKGEMSIVGPRPEIIEITNCYDDHQSQRLLVKPGITGWAQVNGRSDMNHGRKVELDLYYVQNIGFSQDIKIVLMTMTQTVFGKGSI; translated from the coding sequence ATGAAAATACACTATCAGCAGGTGAAAGAAGTAGAATTGAGAAACTCAGAGAGAAGCTTTAATAAAGCTATAAAAAGAGTATTCGACATTTTATTCAGCATAGCTGTGATAATCATGGTTAGTCCTATCTTAATTATTGTAGCTATGTTGGTGAAATTGGAGGATGGAGGACCAATTTTATTTAAACAATTAAGAGCAGGGAAAAATGGTACTCCCTTTTATATTTTTAAGTTTCGTTCTATGAAAATGTTGAAGCATCAAAAGAAAAATATAGAGAATCCTTATAATTGGCCAAATCGTGTTCCAGATGATTTCGTATTTAAAACTACAAATGGAGAAAATTCAAATGTAACGAAAATAGGAATGTTCATCCGAAAATTTAGCTTGGACGAACTTCCACAGTTTTTTAATGTATTAAAAGGTGAAATGAGTATTGTTGGACCTAGACCTGAAATTATTGAAATTACAAACTGCTACGATGACCATCAATCACAGAGATTACTTGTTAAGCCGGGAATTACAGGATGGGCTCAAGTAAATGGGCGAAGCGATATGAATCATGGAAGAAAAGTCGAATTAGATTTATATTACGTACAAAATATAGGATTTAGTCAAGACATTAAAATAGTACTTATGACAATGACACAGACTGTCTTTGGTAAAGGATCTATTTGA
- a CDS encoding glycosyltransferase family 4 protein, which produces MNIWIFNHYVAAPGDFGITRHLDLARELKSKKHNVTIFASSYNHWERKEKKVFPTGEKYLVEYIDGIRFVWVKTKPYNNNGYSRILNILSYWWNLKSVKYNQFNEKPDIVLGSIMHHLAGWVAYKIAKKYKAKFVFEERDLWPESLIHLAGVSRKNPIVKILARYETFMYEKASKIIVLFDKAPEYVKSKGIEEKKIVYLPNGADIKRNNYIKKIDILEEHIDILKSKTVIGYTGSLSLANNMDRILEIANRMKNDKEYLFVFVGEGSYKKNLISEVSNKGLNNCLFFPPVSKEDLPSVLAYFDYGIMSLKHSPLYDFGFSLNKLYDYMSADLPIIIDTSIEDNIVKNYNLGISGNNLDDIIFLIKTIEKEQYQKMKKNSKAYFLENHDWAVLGNKFEREVMEIL; this is translated from the coding sequence ATGAATATATGGATTTTTAATCATTATGTGGCTGCGCCAGGAGATTTCGGAATTACGAGGCATTTAGATTTAGCAAGAGAACTTAAATCCAAAAAACATAATGTTACAATTTTTGCTTCATCTTATAACCATTGGGAAAGAAAAGAAAAGAAAGTTTTTCCTACAGGAGAAAAGTATTTAGTTGAATATATTGATGGTATAAGATTTGTATGGGTTAAAACTAAACCTTATAATAATAATGGTTATTCCAGAATTCTCAATATACTTTCCTACTGGTGGAATTTAAAGTCGGTAAAATACAATCAATTTAATGAAAAACCTGATATTGTTTTAGGATCTATTATGCATCATTTAGCAGGATGGGTTGCATATAAAATAGCTAAAAAATATAAAGCAAAGTTTGTATTCGAAGAACGCGATTTATGGCCAGAATCTTTGATTCATCTAGCCGGTGTGTCAAGGAAAAACCCAATAGTAAAGATTCTTGCGAGATATGAAACTTTTATGTATGAGAAAGCCTCTAAAATTATTGTTTTATTTGACAAAGCTCCGGAATATGTAAAATCAAAAGGAATTGAGGAAAAAAAAATAGTTTATCTTCCAAATGGTGCGGATATAAAAAGAAATAACTATATAAAAAAAATAGATATATTGGAAGAACATATAGATATTTTAAAAAGTAAAACTGTTATTGGTTATACAGGTTCTTTGAGTTTAGCAAATAACATGGATAGAATACTTGAAATAGCTAATAGGATGAAAAATGATAAAGAATATCTTTTTGTTTTTGTAGGGGAAGGTTCATACAAAAAAAATTTAATATCAGAAGTCTCAAATAAGGGATTAAATAATTGTTTGTTTTTCCCACCGGTCTCAAAAGAGGATTTACCATCGGTATTGGCTTATTTTGATTATGGAATTATGTCTCTGAAGCATAGTCCATTATATGATTTTGGTTTTAGTTTAAATAAATTATATGATTATATGTCTGCTGATTTACCAATCATCATTGATACAAGTATAGAAGATAACATAGTAAAGAATTATAATTTAGGAATCTCGGGAAATAATTTAGATGATATTATATTTCTAATTAAAACAATTGAAAAAGAGCAATATCAAAAAATGAAGAAAAACTCAAAAGCTTATTTTCTCGAAAATCATGATTGGGCAGTTTTAGGAAATAAATTTGAACGTGAAGTGATGGAAATACTATAA
- a CDS encoding DapH/DapD/GlmU-related protein — MIQKGQNVVIGENVTLGENVVVGHNVVIYEGTEIGNNVIIQDNAVIGKQPTRAKASILPKVKKLTATKIGSGVTVGTSAIIYANAEIGNDVFIADLATVRERVTVGEKTIVGRGVAVENDCTVGKNCKLETNCYITAYSDLGDYVFVAPYVVTTNDNYMARGKERLDKFKGVTIKDGGRIGANATILPGKTIFEDGAVAAGSIVTRDVSSESLVVGAPARELRKVPNEQLLRNQ, encoded by the coding sequence ATGATTCAAAAAGGACAAAATGTAGTGATAGGTGAAAATGTAACTTTGGGTGAAAATGTAGTAGTTGGACATAATGTAGTAATCTATGAAGGTACAGAAATAGGTAATAATGTAATTATTCAAGATAACGCTGTAATAGGAAAACAACCCACACGTGCCAAGGCTTCTATTTTGCCTAAGGTAAAGAAACTAACAGCTACTAAAATTGGTTCTGGGGTAACGGTTGGTACTTCAGCTATTATTTATGCAAATGCAGAAATAGGTAATGATGTATTTATTGCAGATTTAGCAACTGTCCGTGAACGTGTAACGGTAGGCGAGAAAACTATCGTTGGCCGTGGTGTTGCAGTAGAGAATGATTGTACAGTAGGCAAGAACTGTAAACTAGAAACAAACTGTTACATAACAGCTTATTCGGATTTAGGAGATTATGTATTTGTAGCTCCTTATGTAGTTACAACAAATGATAATTATATGGCTCGTGGGAAAGAAAGACTTGATAAATTTAAAGGAGTAACAATTAAAGACGGAGGGCGTATCGGTGCAAACGCTACAATCCTTCCTGGAAAAACAATTTTTGAAGATGGAGCAGTAGCAGCAGGCAGTATAGTTACCCGAGATGTTAGCTCTGAGAGTCTTGTAGTAGGAGCACCAGCAAGAGAATTACGAAAGGTTCCTAATGAGCAATTATTAAGGAATCAGTGA